A single region of the Bombus fervidus isolate BK054 chromosome 18, iyBomFerv1, whole genome shotgun sequence genome encodes:
- the LOC139996476 gene encoding uncharacterized protein C18orf63-like → MSNLCCAICETDFLEVHDPSAKSHFYWQTMKCRLLIHLISDVIASPVMGTERYIFVITHKQFSETGRLDKILRNFKLVYRGLRSVTTEVYKSCLRYTIQTKIAPLWNKVDDYFVQGKHFYNFIEGTRALKLDILIGERKMCLQLHAEILKIPYIKLEDYLSPSILSHFLADPKGYVDLSRYNLPFVHVLPSTKKGKVLSVSKELPAKCAFKDYDQLRRHWKNMV, encoded by the exons ATGAGTAACCTATGTTGTGCAATTTGCGAAACTGATTTTCTTGAAGTTCATGATCCATCGGCaaaatcacatttttattgGCAAACAATGAAATGCCG attacttattcatttaatatctGACGTTATTGCTTCGCCAGTAATGGGtacagaaagatatatatttgttataacgcataaacaattttctgaaactggtagattggacaaaattttgagaaattttaaacTAGTG tATCGAGGATTAAGATCAGTTACTACagaagtttataaaagttgTCTTAGGTATACGATACAAACTAAGATAGCTCCTTTGTGGAATAAAGTTGATGATTATTTTGTTCaaggaaaacatttttataactttatagaaggAACTAGAgcattaaaattagatatacTTATAGGGG aAAGGAAAATGTGTTTGCAACTTCATGcagaaatacttaaaattccATATATAAAACTTGAAGACTATCTTTCACCATCTATATTATCACATTTTTTAGCAGACCCTAAAGGATACGTTgatttatctcgttataatCTTCCATTTGTACATGTGTTACCAAG TACAAAAAAAGGCAAAGTATTATCTGTATCTAAAGAACTTCCAGCAAAATGTGCTTTCAAAGATTATGACCAATTACGTAGACACTGgaaaaatatggtataa